One segment of Bradyrhizobium sp. WD16 DNA contains the following:
- a CDS encoding WecB/TagA/CpsF family glycosyltransferase, with the protein MRDADMQRRHLSVDGIEINIHTMSEAVSSIVSAAQAGESFSVCTINLDHVEKLAREPDFRAAYRRARFVTADGFPIVALGRLAGVRLKRTTGADLVHPLCEEAGREDIPIFLLGSSRLTLHRTARRMAARYPGLRVVGTYSPGPRFDPYSAEADAAIELIRASGARLCFVALGAPRQEIFAARCLDELDGTGFLCIGAALDFIAGTQYRAPSLTQKTGLEWAWRVLSDPRRLGPRYVKCMATIPRLVIRSLPQIVNARTRKAA; encoded by the coding sequence ATGCGGGACGCAGACATGCAGCGGCGCCATCTCAGCGTCGACGGCATCGAGATCAACATTCACACGATGTCGGAAGCTGTCTCGTCCATCGTATCCGCGGCTCAGGCGGGCGAGAGTTTCAGCGTCTGTACGATCAATCTCGATCATGTCGAAAAGCTTGCCCGCGAGCCCGACTTTCGCGCCGCCTACCGGCGCGCGCGCTTTGTCACGGCCGACGGCTTTCCCATTGTGGCGCTCGGCCGCCTCGCCGGCGTGCGGTTGAAGCGCACGACCGGCGCCGACCTTGTCCACCCGCTGTGCGAGGAGGCCGGACGAGAGGATATTCCGATTTTCCTGCTCGGCTCGAGCCGCCTGACGCTTCATCGAACGGCAAGACGCATGGCCGCCCGCTACCCTGGACTGAGGGTAGTCGGCACCTATTCGCCCGGCCCGCGATTCGATCCCTATTCGGCGGAAGCCGACGCGGCGATCGAGTTGATCCGCGCGTCCGGCGCGCGATTGTGTTTTGTGGCGCTCGGCGCGCCGCGTCAGGAGATCTTCGCGGCGCGGTGTCTCGACGAACTCGACGGAACCGGATTTCTCTGTATTGGCGCCGCACTCGATTTCATCGCGGGCACCCAGTACCGGGCGCCGAGCTTGACCCAGAAGACCGGCCTCGAATGGGCTTGGCGCGTGTTGAGCGACCCGCGGCGGTTGGGGCCCCGTTACGTGAAATGCATGGCGACGATCCCCCGCCTGGTGATCCGCAGCCTCCCCCAAATTGTAAATGCTCGGACGAGGAAAGCCGCATGA
- a CDS encoding endo-1,4-beta-xylanase, protein MHVRILRCGFVSHQNEPLRRNNGVVHGGMRNIAASRRYTFDEMEICMRTGISRRQMFAMTAAAGLALRGGTATAKAEQSLGAVAAANGFTFGSAAGPVIDKDLAYRELYTTHAKIITTDIALKMGTIAPQPGPKQFASADRLLQFCAHDNIPMRGHCLIWNEWVPSWIKAMSKAERQTYFDQYIEEVVGRYAGRLQSWDIVNEPFWPGHKAPGGYRLGPWYDAFGTDYIRRAFERATSVDSRTPFVLNEAQTERDDDVGRTVRAGLLRLVDELKDAGVRLDAVGLQGHLQPGYPHDAGRFAEFVHALGERKVDIYITEFDVRDDTFPDDIAVRDAMIAETAEKFLNTVLRIPAVKTVITWELSDNYSFYTDAARKANPLAERLPRPLPFDSELKKKPLYYAMVRAFQNARKA, encoded by the coding sequence TTGCACGTTCGAATTCTGCGTTGCGGATTCGTCAGTCATCAAAACGAACCATTGCGACGCAACAATGGCGTCGTTCACGGCGGGATGCGGAACATAGCGGCATCACGTCGATATACGTTCGACGAAATGGAGATCTGCATGCGCACTGGAATTTCGCGGCGGCAAATGTTTGCGATGACTGCCGCAGCCGGCCTGGCGTTACGAGGCGGAACCGCGACGGCGAAGGCCGAGCAGAGCCTCGGCGCGGTGGCAGCAGCCAATGGCTTCACGTTCGGTTCTGCGGCCGGTCCGGTCATCGACAAGGATCTCGCGTATCGTGAGCTCTACACAACCCACGCGAAAATCATCACCACAGATATTGCGCTGAAAATGGGCACGATCGCGCCGCAGCCTGGTCCGAAGCAATTCGCGAGCGCCGATCGCCTGCTTCAATTCTGTGCACACGACAACATCCCGATGCGCGGCCATTGTCTGATTTGGAACGAGTGGGTTCCGTCCTGGATCAAGGCGATGAGCAAGGCGGAGCGACAGACATACTTCGATCAATATATCGAAGAGGTGGTTGGGCGTTACGCGGGCAGGCTGCAGTCATGGGACATCGTCAACGAGCCGTTCTGGCCAGGCCACAAGGCTCCCGGCGGATATCGACTGGGGCCCTGGTACGATGCTTTCGGAACCGACTATATCCGTCGTGCCTTCGAACGGGCGACGTCCGTCGACAGCAGGACGCCGTTCGTTCTGAACGAGGCGCAGACCGAGCGCGACGATGATGTCGGGCGCACGGTTCGCGCCGGGCTGCTACGCCTGGTCGATGAACTCAAGGACGCCGGCGTCCGGCTTGATGCGGTGGGCCTGCAGGGACATCTTCAACCGGGCTATCCGCATGATGCCGGACGGTTCGCCGAATTCGTCCACGCCCTCGGCGAACGCAAGGTCGACATCTATATTACCGAGTTCGACGTCCGCGACGATACCTTCCCCGACGACATCGCGGTGCGGGATGCGATGATCGCCGAAACCGCAGAGAAGTTTCTCAATACGGTGCTGCGGATTCCGGCGGTGAAGACCGTCATCACGTGGGAACTCTCCGACAACTATTCCTTCTATACGGATGCGGCACGCAAGGCGAATCCTCTGGCCGAGAGGCTGCCGCGTCCCCTGCCGTTCGACAGCGAGTTGAAGAAGAAGCCGCTGTATTATGCGATGGTTCGGGCCTTTCAGAATGCCCGGAAGGCGTGA
- a CDS encoding lipopolysaccharide biosynthesis protein, which produces MLLKQTLLYLPAQVVGPLFQLIAMVVWTHIVDEKTVGVITLITATHELLQIGFISWWSQYALRFFGRFLDGDESRQSFYRTENAVLLGSVLGQSTIVVAILLLLIAPDASPALLIAVVAYVVSRSLNLYIGERARVQHQIGVYSVQQIVGPAVGFVLGVALIRILGHEPEWPLAGYAVAQFVAVAAVLPKIGHGYRLWPVDRKIVRHSLQYGIPLIIGGALGWVGLNASRFIVDEMQGVAAAGLFAVGYGLGQRAAAVAAMLVTAAAYPIAVRQMEEGGSTAAMRQLADNSALLVAILAPSVVGIYMLRTEFVQLLIAKPFQQVTLAILPLSVLAGAIRNFRAHFGDQVFLLHSRTGLLTVVAAIDAVTTVIASVVCIWLWGIVGGAVAAVLSAALAAGASFAIGFLRFGLTLPLGHLLRIVPAAALMALVLNALPPAENYLALFAHIFAGAAVYSIVLATLYVPTLFKLLRPRTQQSEA; this is translated from the coding sequence ATGCTTCTGAAACAGACCCTGCTCTATCTTCCCGCACAGGTCGTCGGCCCACTGTTCCAGCTGATCGCCATGGTCGTCTGGACGCATATCGTCGACGAGAAGACAGTCGGCGTGATCACCCTCATCACCGCGACCCACGAACTGCTCCAGATCGGCTTTATTTCGTGGTGGTCGCAATATGCGCTGCGCTTCTTCGGCCGCTTCCTCGATGGTGACGAATCTCGCCAGAGCTTCTATCGAACCGAGAATGCGGTCCTTCTCGGCTCGGTCCTGGGTCAGAGCACCATCGTGGTCGCGATCCTGCTGCTCCTCATCGCCCCGGATGCCAGCCCTGCCCTGCTCATCGCGGTCGTCGCCTACGTCGTGTCGCGCTCCCTCAACCTCTATATCGGCGAGCGAGCGCGCGTACAGCACCAGATCGGCGTCTATTCGGTCCAGCAGATCGTCGGCCCCGCGGTGGGGTTTGTCCTCGGCGTCGCCCTGATCAGGATACTCGGTCACGAGCCGGAATGGCCGCTCGCCGGCTACGCGGTCGCGCAATTCGTCGCCGTCGCCGCCGTTCTGCCGAAGATCGGCCATGGCTACCGCCTCTGGCCGGTCGACCGCAAGATCGTCCGTCATTCGCTGCAATACGGCATTCCGCTGATCATCGGCGGTGCCCTCGGCTGGGTCGGGCTCAATGCCTCCCGCTTCATCGTGGACGAAATGCAGGGTGTCGCCGCCGCCGGCTTGTTCGCGGTCGGCTACGGTCTCGGCCAGCGCGCCGCCGCCGTCGCGGCCATGCTGGTGACCGCCGCGGCATATCCAATCGCTGTCAGGCAGATGGAGGAAGGCGGCAGCACGGCCGCGATGCGCCAGCTCGCCGACAACAGTGCGCTTCTAGTCGCGATCCTCGCGCCCAGTGTCGTCGGCATTTACATGCTGCGCACGGAGTTCGTCCAACTTCTGATCGCAAAGCCGTTCCAACAGGTTACCCTCGCGATCCTGCCGCTTTCGGTGCTGGCGGGCGCCATCCGCAACTTTCGCGCCCATTTCGGCGATCAGGTCTTCCTTCTGCACAGCCGGACCGGGCTCTTAACCGTCGTCGCAGCCATCGACGCCGTCACGACCGTGATCGCCAGCGTCGTCTGTATCTGGTTGTGGGGCATCGTCGGCGGTGCTGTTGCCGCCGTGCTGTCGGCTGCGCTCGCGGCGGGCGCCAGCTTCGCCATCGGGTTCCTGCGCTTCGGACTGACCCTGCCGCTGGGTCATCTCCTACGCATCGTCCCGGCGGCCGCGCTGATGGCGCTGGTGCTGAACGCGCTGCCGCCGGCGGAAAACTATCTCGCTCTGTTTGCGCATATTTTCGCCGGCGCAGCCGTCTATTCCATCGTCCTCGCCACCCTCTATGTACCCACCCTGTTCAAGTTGCTGCGGCCGCGGACCCAGCAATCGGAGGCGTGA
- a CDS encoding acyltransferase, translating into MTVLATVLERHRSAPAALARAGRDSAIDTMRGIAILMVIGIHSLQQPLGTSSALLIDAALRPCVPVFLFASGVLTARSGRVPLRKRMMATLIPYAVAFVAAYLYMAAHNPAMDHRITTTAARFVLAYVSVYYYVFVYIGCVILSWLAFRTVSSSRQMHDALAALMLFAIVLGLLCGSYLDPLLTRLAFTPSVIEEARMRDLPFWFGFFALGVLFATLDLEPLLRGKRAVAIMTTLGAYAVYASVRIFKIGDAADYDSTAYFAYAAMFCVALVAVRPTIRFLAALGSGSYFIYLWHIFVIWLLRDHTSLYASSALTASLTAYGVTALTSISALMAVRALASARVAGWLGA; encoded by the coding sequence TTGACGGTTCTGGCGACAGTCTTGGAGCGGCATCGCTCCGCCCCCGCCGCACTTGCGCGGGCCGGCCGCGATTCCGCCATCGACACCATGCGCGGCATCGCGATCCTCATGGTCATCGGCATTCATTCGCTGCAGCAGCCGCTCGGCACTTCCTCGGCGCTGCTGATCGATGCCGCTTTGCGCCCTTGCGTTCCGGTCTTCCTGTTCGCATCAGGCGTTCTAACGGCACGCTCCGGGCGCGTGCCGCTTCGCAAGCGGATGATGGCGACGCTCATCCCTTACGCCGTTGCATTCGTCGCCGCCTATCTCTACATGGCGGCCCACAATCCGGCGATGGATCATCGCATCACGACGACTGCCGCGCGCTTCGTGCTCGCCTACGTGTCGGTCTACTACTATGTCTTCGTCTATATCGGCTGCGTAATCCTGTCCTGGCTGGCGTTCCGGACAGTGAGCTCGAGCCGCCAGATGCACGACGCCCTCGCAGCGCTGATGCTGTTCGCGATCGTGCTCGGCCTGCTCTGCGGCAGCTATCTTGATCCGTTACTGACCCGTCTCGCCTTTACGCCCTCCGTTATCGAGGAAGCGCGGATGCGGGACCTGCCGTTCTGGTTCGGCTTCTTTGCCCTTGGCGTCCTGTTCGCCACCCTCGATCTCGAGCCACTTCTTCGCGGCAAACGTGCGGTCGCGATCATGACGACTTTAGGCGCCTACGCGGTCTATGCCTCCGTGCGGATCTTCAAGATCGGCGATGCCGCCGATTACGATTCAACCGCCTATTTCGCCTATGCCGCGATGTTCTGCGTCGCGCTGGTCGCGGTGCGTCCGACCATACGCTTCCTCGCCGCCCTCGGCTCGGGCAGCTATTTCATCTATCTCTGGCACATTTTCGTCATCTGGCTTCTGCGCGACCATACTTCGCTGTATGCGTCCAGTGCATTGACAGCCTCTCTCACCGCCTATGGCGTGACCGCGCTGACCAGCATCAGCGCCCTCATGGCCGTCCGGGCGCTCGCATCGGCCCGCGTCGCCGGCTGGCTAGGAGCCTGA
- a CDS encoding acyltransferase, with product MRIIAAGAVVALHYSDYARSQPIGNFLLIHTQHFNLFVDLFFVISGYVIASQYLDSVDSARSVGHFVWRRLARIYPLHVATLLFYVVLALAIHFGMVRSDNPDRYPFTDLPAQLVLLHSLWGERLTFNFPSWSLSAEMFCYLAFPAIAALCLRRKEFALLLVVLPVAANCLWVLAARSEPWAEWINQGGAFRALPAFDLGVASYLFRDWISRWRIHPFALPASLIVFLALGSYLSVSVGLLAVYAIALLAIHFDCAGHSTPLTKLGLHRWSHLTYSCYMLHVPVATVVLTFGARHLPSWIPGGRLTLIPIAVLALMAASVLSYRFFETPLRQHLNRAFGRSGAGHPAVPPAAPTPALPVQEATH from the coding sequence TTGCGCATCATCGCCGCCGGAGCTGTCGTGGCGCTCCACTATTCGGACTACGCCAGGAGCCAGCCGATCGGCAATTTCCTGCTGATCCATACCCAGCATTTCAACCTGTTCGTCGACCTTTTCTTCGTGATCTCCGGCTACGTGATCGCCAGCCAGTATCTCGACAGCGTCGACAGCGCCCGCTCGGTCGGCCATTTTGTCTGGCGTCGGCTGGCCCGGATCTATCCTCTTCATGTCGCGACGCTGCTCTTCTACGTCGTTCTGGCGCTGGCCATTCACTTCGGCATGGTCCGATCGGACAATCCGGACCGCTACCCGTTCACTGACCTTCCCGCCCAGTTGGTCCTTCTCCATTCGCTCTGGGGCGAGCGGCTGACTTTCAATTTCCCGAGCTGGTCGCTGTCCGCAGAAATGTTCTGCTATCTCGCCTTTCCGGCGATTGCCGCGCTCTGCCTCAGGCGCAAGGAGTTCGCACTGCTTCTCGTCGTGCTTCCGGTCGCCGCAAACTGCCTATGGGTGCTGGCCGCCAGAAGCGAACCCTGGGCGGAGTGGATCAACCAGGGAGGTGCGTTCCGCGCACTGCCCGCCTTCGACCTTGGTGTCGCCAGCTACCTGTTCCGCGATTGGATCTCCCGCTGGCGCATTCATCCATTCGCCCTGCCCGCCTCGTTGATCGTGTTTCTGGCGCTGGGTTCCTATCTTTCGGTATCGGTCGGCCTTCTCGCGGTGTACGCCATCGCCCTGCTGGCCATCCATTTCGACTGCGCTGGGCATTCGACACCGCTAACGAAACTCGGACTGCATCGCTGGTCACATTTGACCTACTCCTGCTATATGCTCCACGTTCCAGTCGCCACTGTGGTGCTGACCTTTGGGGCGCGTCATCTGCCGAGCTGGATCCCCGGGGGCCGGCTCACACTTATTCCGATTGCGGTGCTGGCGCTCATGGCGGCCAGCGTGCTGTCCTACCGGTTCTTCGAAACCCCACTGCGCCAGCACCTCAATCGCGCCTTTGGCCGCTCCGGCGCCGGCCATCCCGCCGTGCCGCCCGCCGCACCGACACCGGCGCTTCCGGTTCAGGAGGCGACGCATTGA
- a CDS encoding glycosyltransferase family 4 protein, with product MPFADRVLPYIHDLFLLSRQADLNWRARLYMSKPFELVVRSYPRFLVNSIDTRTKLAAVCRPDAQITLYRPPVRNVFELDPAARPTRTGQPMALRLIALGTVEPRKNLAAAARILTALRRLGFADATLDIAGRRGWGPDWDALAACPGVKLHGYQTTEQARRLLDDADVFICTSHEEGLGLPLLEAQYAGLPIVAPKDAIFREILGNSGIFIDTSDPAAAASTIANAVDQPGWRATYVSLASRNLQRWNELALGDRAAAIELMTKLAEQRTSTTTRTELEPRQQGPTT from the coding sequence TTGCCGTTCGCCGACCGCGTTCTCCCCTATATTCACGACCTTTTTCTGTTGTCGCGGCAAGCCGATCTCAACTGGCGCGCCCGCCTCTACATGTCGAAACCGTTCGAACTGGTCGTGCGCTCCTATCCCCGTTTCCTGGTCAATTCGATCGATACCAGAACGAAGCTCGCAGCCGTTTGTCGGCCGGATGCCCAGATCACGCTCTATCGTCCTCCGGTTCGAAATGTCTTCGAGCTCGATCCGGCCGCGCGCCCGACCCGCACCGGACAGCCGATGGCACTGCGACTGATCGCGCTCGGCACAGTCGAGCCGCGGAAGAACCTGGCGGCCGCCGCCCGGATTCTCACCGCCCTGCGCCGCCTTGGCTTTGCCGATGCGACGCTCGACATCGCCGGGCGTCGTGGCTGGGGCCCGGACTGGGACGCGCTCGCCGCCTGTCCGGGCGTCAAGCTGCACGGCTATCAAACGACAGAACAGGCCCGACGACTTCTCGACGACGCCGACGTCTTCATCTGTACGTCACACGAGGAAGGTCTCGGGCTGCCCCTGCTGGAAGCTCAATATGCCGGACTGCCGATCGTTGCACCGAAAGACGCCATTTTCCGTGAGATCCTCGGCAATTCGGGGATATTCATCGACACGAGCGATCCCGCCGCCGCCGCGTCAACGATCGCCAATGCCGTCGACCAACCGGGCTGGCGCGCCACCTACGTTTCACTCGCCTCACGCAATCTGCAACGCTGGAACGAGCTGGCGCTCGGCGACCGTGCCGCGGCCATCGAACTGATGACGAAACTTGCAGAGCAGCGAACATCAACAACGACCCGGACCGAATTGGAGCCGCGGCAACAGGGGCCGACGACTTGA
- a CDS encoding VpsF family polysaccharide biosynthesis protein (VpsF, distantly related to oligosaccharide ligases, is encoded next to the probable flippase VpsE.) — protein MDFIVTGLMVLVVIGVYALSAAMLTSWKIHYLTTGGAFYEKLHPTTYAAFLALIILLFRNGNPIEELDRMLSGAKLILVHLLFWSFLLIQMFVLERPFTVIIDTFLLPVVLCLVIWRLSPAQRRPLVWALHLTILLNVVLGYYEYFSGHRLFPLSLGGDLVVYGEWRSSALLGHPLTASGLVAAYILSLVLRPRICPAPTLRLPLIAFCLGSLMAFGGRTALVFVLLVLGSLGAIEMLRMLRGGRTSLPTAIAAICVLFVVIAALSAAFDLGIFDKMLLRFSSDKGSANARVATVALLSHFDLSELLLGPNQARVSALQSQLGLTYGIENFWIASTVQFGAIHTALLTFGLIALFVEIFRRSERSVTVIFLLIAIIAASSVSFSSKNIQLAQFVVLIALLLPRDRPSAPAAVQRRGTGAGGDRQQSA, from the coding sequence ATGGACTTCATCGTCACCGGCTTGATGGTGCTTGTCGTCATCGGCGTCTACGCCCTCTCGGCGGCGATGCTGACCAGCTGGAAGATTCACTATCTGACGACGGGCGGCGCATTCTATGAAAAGCTGCATCCGACAACATATGCGGCGTTTCTCGCCCTCATCATCCTTCTCTTTCGCAATGGCAATCCCATCGAGGAACTCGACCGGATGTTGTCCGGCGCCAAGCTGATTCTCGTCCACCTGCTGTTCTGGTCGTTCCTGCTCATCCAGATGTTCGTGCTGGAACGGCCATTCACCGTCATCATCGATACCTTCCTTCTGCCTGTGGTGCTCTGTCTGGTGATCTGGCGGCTCTCGCCTGCACAGAGGCGCCCGCTGGTCTGGGCCCTGCATCTGACGATCCTGCTCAACGTCGTGCTCGGCTATTACGAGTACTTCTCCGGACATCGACTGTTCCCGCTGAGCCTCGGCGGCGATCTGGTGGTGTACGGCGAATGGCGCTCGTCGGCCCTGCTGGGCCATCCACTCACCGCCTCGGGTCTCGTCGCGGCCTATATTCTCTCGCTCGTGCTACGCCCCCGGATCTGTCCGGCGCCGACACTTCGTCTGCCGCTGATCGCCTTCTGCCTCGGCTCGCTGATGGCTTTTGGCGGGCGCACCGCCCTCGTCTTCGTGCTCCTGGTTCTCGGCAGCCTCGGCGCCATCGAAATGCTCAGGATGCTTCGCGGCGGACGTACGTCGCTGCCGACGGCGATTGCGGCCATATGCGTGCTGTTCGTCGTCATCGCGGCCCTGTCCGCCGCATTCGACCTCGGAATCTTCGACAAGATGCTTCTGCGCTTTTCGTCCGACAAGGGCAGCGCCAACGCCCGCGTCGCGACCGTCGCCCTCCTTTCCCACTTCGATCTGAGCGAGCTTCTGCTTGGTCCGAATCAAGCCCGGGTGAGCGCACTTCAAAGCCAGCTCGGACTGACTTACGGCATCGAGAATTTCTGGATCGCGAGCACTGTCCAGTTCGGCGCCATTCATACCGCGCTGCTCACGTTCGGATTGATCGCCCTCTTCGTCGAGATCTTCCGGCGTTCCGAGCGGTCGGTCACCGTCATCTTCCTGCTGATCGCCATCATCGCCGCGAGTTCCGTGAGCTTTTCTTCGAAGAACATCCAGCTCGCGCAGTTCGTCGTTCTGATTGCGCTGCTTCTGCCGCGCGATCGACCGTCCGCGCCTGCCGCCGTCCAGCGTCGAGGAACGGGCGCCGGCGGCGACCGGCAGCAATCAGCATAA
- a CDS encoding polysaccharide biosynthesis tyrosine autokinase, producing the protein MLQRSSDFDYPVPAFPAGEHGENPATVDLREMARILLRRWKMLAAVPLALLVCAVIYIVSTDTLYTATTTVLVDPRRANVVDTNQTVLSNFGTDDATIESQALMIQSIAILSSVVGQLDLTKDPEFQPRPGLLDPIKRLFARSAPAGGASAEEAARAVAVDILQKRLKVVRQGTTFLVDINVSSVEPTKAARIANAIADKYFAEQVRAKNEATRIAADWLNGQINTLKSRVLAAEKAVADFRSANNLAVSQGVTINDQQITDLNNQLIAARGQTAETKAKFDQVQKLAQSGKDAGGINAAVTSDLITRLRTQYADIAKNLADMSSKYGPHHPLVANVRAQLRDTQRLIDTEIKRIMDSTQHDYEVALSREASLQKNLDQAQDVSSASGQAQVRLRELQREAEATRTLYESYLARYKDTAAQESLEMPDSRVVTKASVPIVPSWPKSSLILGLALIVGFGLGSVLAFLADYLDRRVKTLEQTQSATGIPALAAIPLIGTRELAALAKRGRRALDHYDSRTARLLPAALQPPLLRYAMEEPGTFFAEAIRAVRLSVQRALLAEPVKVFMVTSAVDGEGKTTLAANLAQSLASLGLKTLLIDGDLRNPELTRSLCPHAEIGLMDIAIGDAPLDQAILLDRSTGLSILPSLPVQNIEAASELIFSERMRDILDHLRDHFELIIIDSPPLVPLVDGRALAEMSDRIILSVAWNQTPVDVVSHAINLLAPVYGRLLGTVLTRVDLHRLKFYDYYLSSAYLKPYEAPALSPGANR; encoded by the coding sequence ATGTTACAGCGCAGTTCTGACTTCGACTATCCCGTTCCGGCTTTCCCGGCCGGAGAGCACGGCGAGAACCCGGCGACGGTCGATCTGCGCGAGATGGCTCGCATTCTGCTTCGACGCTGGAAGATGCTGGCCGCAGTTCCGCTGGCTTTGCTGGTTTGCGCCGTGATCTACATCGTCTCCACCGACACATTATATACTGCGACCACCACGGTGCTCGTGGACCCCCGCCGGGCCAATGTCGTCGATACCAACCAGACGGTGCTCTCGAATTTCGGAACCGACGATGCCACGATCGAGAGCCAGGCTCTCATGATCCAGTCCATCGCCATTCTGTCCAGCGTGGTCGGCCAGCTCGATCTGACCAAGGATCCCGAGTTTCAGCCTCGGCCGGGTCTGCTGGACCCGATCAAGAGACTGTTCGCCCGAAGCGCCCCCGCCGGCGGCGCCAGCGCCGAAGAGGCCGCCAGGGCTGTGGCGGTCGACATTCTTCAGAAACGCCTGAAAGTCGTGCGGCAGGGCACGACGTTCCTGGTCGACATCAATGTGAGCTCGGTAGAGCCGACCAAGGCGGCACGAATCGCCAATGCGATCGCCGACAAATATTTCGCCGAGCAGGTCCGAGCCAAGAACGAGGCGACCCGAATCGCCGCGGACTGGCTGAACGGACAGATCAACACCTTGAAGTCGCGTGTGCTCGCGGCCGAAAAGGCGGTCGCCGATTTCCGCTCGGCCAACAATCTCGCCGTCTCGCAGGGCGTGACCATCAACGACCAGCAAATAACGGATCTCAACAACCAGCTGATCGCAGCGCGGGGCCAGACGGCCGAAACCAAGGCGAAATTCGACCAAGTCCAGAAGCTGGCCCAGTCCGGCAAGGATGCCGGCGGGATCAACGCCGCCGTCACGTCGGACCTGATCACCCGGCTACGAACCCAGTATGCCGACATCGCCAAGAATCTGGCCGACATGTCGAGCAAGTACGGACCGCACCATCCTCTCGTGGCCAACGTCCGCGCCCAGCTGCGAGACACGCAACGGCTGATCGACACGGAAATCAAGCGGATCATGGACAGCACCCAGCACGACTACGAAGTCGCGCTGTCACGGGAAGCGTCGCTGCAGAAGAACCTCGACCAGGCGCAGGACGTCTCGAGTGCCTCGGGTCAGGCACAGGTGCGACTGCGGGAGCTGCAACGCGAAGCCGAGGCGACCCGCACCCTCTATGAATCCTATCTCGCGCGCTACAAGGACACCGCGGCGCAGGAGAGTCTCGAGATGCCCGACTCGAGGGTGGTCACCAAGGCCAGCGTCCCCATCGTGCCGTCCTGGCCGAAGAGTTCGCTTATTCTTGGCCTCGCGCTGATCGTCGGTTTCGGTCTCGGGAGCGTGCTGGCATTTCTCGCCGACTATCTCGACCGTCGGGTCAAGACGCTCGAGCAGACCCAGAGCGCGACCGGCATTCCAGCCCTCGCGGCCATTCCGCTGATCGGCACGCGGGAACTTGCGGCGCTGGCCAAACGCGGTCGGCGTGCCCTCGATCACTATGACTCCCGAACCGCCCGACTGCTGCCAGCAGCGCTCCAGCCCCCCCTGCTGCGCTATGCGATGGAAGAGCCGGGAACCTTTTTCGCCGAAGCCATTCGCGCCGTAAGGCTGTCGGTCCAGCGCGCCCTCCTGGCCGAACCGGTCAAGGTCTTCATGGTTACCTCCGCCGTCGACGGCGAGGGGAAGACGACGCTTGCGGCAAATCTGGCGCAGTCGCTGGCTTCGCTCGGTCTCAAGACCCTTTTGATCGATGGCGACCTGCGCAATCCGGAGCTGACGCGATCACTCTGCCCGCACGCCGAAATCGGCCTGATGGACATCGCTATCGGCGACGCTCCATTGGATCAGGCGATCCTCCTTGATCGCAGTACCGGGCTGTCCATCCTGCCATCACTTCCGGTGCAGAATATCGAGGCTGCATCCGAACTTATCTTCTCCGAACGGATGCGGGACATTCTTGATCACCTGCGCGATCATTTCGAACTCATCATTATCGACTCGCCGCCCCTGGTTCCCCTGGTCGACGGTCGCGCCCTGGCCGAAATGTCCGACCGGATCATTCTGTCGGTTGCGTGGAATCAGACCCCGGTCGATGTCGTCTCCCACGCGATCAACCTGCTCGCACCGGTCTATGGGCGATTGCTCGGAACCGTGCTGACGCGCGTCGATCTCCACCGGCTCAAGTTCTACGACTATTATCTGAGCTCGGCTTATCTCAAACCCTACGAAGCTCCGGCGCTCAGCCCTGGAGCGAACCGGTGA